One genomic window of Anaplasma centrale str. Israel includes the following:
- a CDS encoding efflux RND transporter permease subunit yields MSKISGFFLERSRFTLFILFVVSIAGAYFYYKLPREKIPGVRAPIINVTAAMEGVPAELAEVLLALPIEREVRSVTGVKKVISIVRDGVVSMVLEFRHGSDIKAAVEDVRARLDVVRPKLPRNVTSLLAEEKNLGLLPVLSVAVAGDLPARSLCSVARELKYRIEALSDVFKVSAVGLRKDVVELDLIPELMDHYGIQLTDMVQAIARNHAFVDYGVLESEVGSHKIKVNGLLDSRKQIMDVVLRAHGNAVITIGSVAKVKLALEDAKELARVNGRRCIVLEISKKSGSNISEVVGHVTALLKGASKFLPEGVSLLFIQDQSQEVSAILHELENTVAFSVLLVLLVMMAFMGVRTAVLVALSIPISFLLGIVVIYVMGYTLNIVILFTLIMVVGMLVDDAIVVSEYADRKMVYGLDRTSAYKLAAAKMLWPIASSTMTRLVVFIPLLFWPGITGEFMKHIPVVSISTLAGSWIMAIVFTPVLGSMLGRPSATSEEDVSKINAIEALDIDKLGSATRLYVRALRVVLDHPKKFVYATVGSLMLATIAYFTIGPGMEFFPNIEPDRAVIEVKSDSNLSIQEKDEIIRCAEERIAGVEGIKFLYALVGRGFDDPWNSRVVGAINIEFQDWYLRKKSTVLLEEIMGRLQDVTGVTFDVKSDSMKPNKGKPLEVNLRGENVEDLESAANVLVSAMGESQGFTGVSRDNLLTGAEWSVDINRKKAISFGADVVLVGQFVKLLTNGTIVGKYYPEGVKDGIDILARFHEDGRSLKGLDRLSINTVHGAVPVSYFVDEKVKRGADVIKRVDGLRSLTIYSNLLPGYLVSERVEYLKGILDKQVGQKVTASFLGDIESQEESQEFLITAFCLVLLLMVLVLVGELNNFYYVAVVMTAVFLSTTCVFLGFLVTYKAFGVVMGGVGIIVLSGIVVNNNILLVDAYRENLKTLSDRKEAILKSALSRLRPIFLTVITGVLGLLPMVLRVSIDFLGRRVLYDSPSSQMWFELSTTTSVGLLLATVITLLFTPAILILGEKGKVAAS; encoded by the coding sequence ACGTGAAAAGATTCCTGGAGTTAGGGCTCCGATTATCAACGTTACTGCCGCTATGGAAGGCGTGCCCGCAGAGCTGGCTGAGGTGTTGTTGGCCTTACCCATAGAGAGAGAAGTGCGATCGGTTACGGGGGTTAAGAAGGTCATCTCTATAGTGCGAGATGGGGTTGTCAGCATGGTGCTGGAGTTCCGTCATGGTTCGGATATCAAAGCCGCCGTGGAAGACGTTAGGGCCCGGCTGGATGTGGTACGCCCTAAGCTTCCCAGAAATGTAACCTCACTTCTGGCCGAAGAGAAGAATCTAGGCCTGCTACCAGTGCTCAGCGTAGCAGTGGCCGGGGACTTGCCAGCCAGGTCTTTATGTTCTGTGGCTCGCGAGCTAAAGTACAGGATTGAGGCCTTGAGTGACGTTTTTAAGGTAAGTGCCGTTGGTCTACGCAAGGACGTTGTGGAGCTGGATCTGATTCCAGAGCTGATGGACCACTACGGGATACAACTAACGGATATGGTACAGGCGATTGCGAGGAACCATGCGTTTGTGGATTATGGTGTACTTGAATCGGAGGTTGGTAGCCATAAGATAAAGGTCAATGGCCTGTTAGACAGCCGAAAACAGATTATGGATGTGGTGCTAAGGGCGCATGGTAACGCCGTGATCACTATCGGTAGCGTTGCGAAAGTAAAATTGGCCTTGGAAGACGCCAAGGAGCTTGCAAGGGTTAATGGACGTCGGTGTATTGTACTGGAAATCTCGAAAAAAAGTGGGAGCAATATTTCCGAAGTCGTCGGGCATGTTACTGCCCTGCTGAAGGGCGCAAGCAAATTTTTGCCAGAGGGGGTGTCACTGCTTTTTATCCAGGATCAATCCCAAGAAGTGTCAGCTATCTTGCATGAGCTTGAAAACACCGTAGCATTCTCCGTGCTACTCGTGCTGCTAGTGATGATGGCCTTTATGGGCGTGCGGACAGCCGTTTTGGTTGCACTTTCCATACCAATTTCTTTTCTATTGGGGATTGTCGTCATATACGTGATGGGCTACACCCTTAATATCGTCATACTGTTCACCCTAATCATGGTTGTGGGGATGTTGGTGGATGATGCGATAGTAGTGAGCGAGTATGCAGACCGGAAGATGGTGTACGGGTTGGATAGGACCTCAGCGTACAAATTGGCCGCTGCCAAAATGTTGTGGCCCATAGCCTCATCCACCATGACGAGATTAGTGGTGTTCATTCCATTGCTTTTTTGGCCAGGTATTACTGGTGAGTTCATGAAGCACATACCGGTGGTTTCGATTTCCACGTTGGCGGGCTCCTGGATTATGGCCATAGTATTTACTCCGGTGTTGGGCTCAATGCTTGGCAGGCCCTCGGCAACATCTGAAGAAGATGTGTCTAAAATCAATGCAATAGAAGCCTTGGATATCGATAAGCTAGGCAGCGCGACACGCTTGTATGTCAGAGCGTTGCGTGTTGTGCTTGACCACCCAAAGAAGTTCGTATACGCGACAGTTGGGTCTTTAATGCTAGCTACCATAGCGTATTTCACCATAGGCCCAGGAATGGAGTTCTTTCCCAATATTGAGCCTGACCGTGCTGTTATAGAGGTCAAAAGTGATAGCAATCTCTCGATACAGGAGAAAGATGAAATAATCAGGTGCGCGGAGGAGAGAATTGCAGGTGTAGAAGGGATCAAGTTTCTCTATGCGCTGGTGGGGCGCGGTTTTGATGATCCATGGAACAGCAGGGTTGTTGGTGCAATTAATATTGAATTTCAGGATTGGTACCTGCGCAAAAAGTCCACTGTGTTGTTGGAAGAAATCATGGGGCGGTTGCAGGACGTTACTGGGGTAACGTTTGACGTGAAGAGTGATAGCATGAAGCCGAACAAAGGCAAGCCGCTGGAAGTGAACCTAAGGGGCGAAAATGTTGAGGATCTGGAATCTGCCGCCAATGTGCTGGTGTCGGCCATGGGCGAATCTCAAGGTTTTACTGGAGTCTCGCGCGATAACTTGCTTACAGGGGCGGAGTGGAGCGTTGATATAAACAGGAAGAAGGCAATCTCATTTGGTGCGGATGTGGTATTGGTGGGGCAGTTTGTCAAGTTGCTAACGAATGGCACAATTGTGGGCAAATATTACCCAGAAGGCGTCAAGGATGGCATAGACATTCTGGCTAGGTTTCATGAAGATGGCAGATCGCTCAAGGGGTTAGATCGTCTGTCTATAAATACTGTCCACGGGGCTGTTCCGGTCTCCTACTTTGTTGACGAAAAGGTGAAGCGCGGAGCAGACGTGATAAAACGGGTGGATGGATTGAGGTCGCTCACCATTTACTCCAACTTGCTGCCGGGATATCTTGTAAGTGAGAGGGTAGAGTACCTGAAAGGTATTCTGGATAAGCAGGTTGGCCAGAAGGTTACGGCCAGTTTTCTTGGAGATATAGAAAGCCAGGAAGAATCGCAGGAGTTTTTGATCACAGCGTTTTGCTTGGTCTTGCTTCTAATGGTGCTAGTGCTGGTGGGAGAGCTGAACAACTTCTATTACGTTGCCGTGGTGATGACCGCTGTGTTTTTGTCCACCACATGTGTATTTTTAGGGTTTTTGGTTACCTACAAGGCGTTTGGGGTTGTGATGGGTGGAGTTGGCATTATTGTGCTTTCCGGTATAGTGGTGAACAATAACATATTACTAGTTGATGCTTACAGAGAGAATCTTAAGACGTTGTCGGATAGAAAAGAGGCCATATTAAAGTCCGCCCTGTCCAGACTAAGGCCGATATTCTTGACCGTTATCACCGGGGTTCTGGGCCTTCTACCTATGGTGTTGAGGGTCAGTATAGACTTTCTCGGTAGGCGAGTCTTGTACGATTCCCCATCTAGCCAGATGTGGTTTGAATTGTCTACCACCACTTCCGTGGGGTTGCTGCTTGCCACGGTTATCACGTTATTGTTTACTCCAGCAATTTTGATACTTGGTGAAAAGGGGAAAGTTGCAGCAAGCTAG
- the nusA gene encoding transcription termination factor NusA: MVNLYNFDNLELIRVARDVAEQKGLNLEMVVDAIEQALELVSRSKYGDCKIKASIDRKTGVISISRQALVVNDDMSFDGEQYGIPSGEVNKYKLIKISDAVADGKDVKVGDILLEPLPPVDVDYNSAKVAKQKVAQLILIQERKRQYEEFKDRVGDLVYGVVKRVEYNNVVVDLNGSEGYLPVYNTIRGEVFRPNDRVKAHVEEVRQEELSGPQIFLSRVSKRFMELLFKQEIPEVYDGIVSIKALARDPGSRSKVAVFSSDKNVDPVGACIGARGVRIQNIVSELHGEKIDVVLYSSDLAKFVVSAIAPAEVVKVIIDEDVEKIELVVPENQVSLAIGRYGQNIRLASELVGWEIDVIGDETESTRKAKELSSGAKVFVDGLDVEEIIGQLLVSEGFSTIEDLDKVDVAEITAIDGFNEEIAVELKKRAAEYLVRRREEALEILKSMSVSEEVLELPYLEIEDVVKLCEGGIRNVEDIASMCTDEFYDTVPKARLSKEQVDSIILESRRRMGWV; this comes from the coding sequence GTGGTGAATCTGTATAATTTTGATAATCTAGAGCTGATCAGAGTTGCTCGGGATGTTGCGGAACAGAAAGGGCTGAATCTGGAGATGGTGGTAGATGCAATAGAGCAGGCCTTGGAGCTTGTGAGCCGCAGTAAGTATGGTGATTGCAAGATCAAAGCCTCAATAGACAGGAAAACTGGCGTGATTTCCATCTCTAGGCAAGCTTTGGTAGTTAATGATGACATGAGCTTTGACGGGGAGCAGTATGGTATCCCGTCTGGTGAGGTAAACAAGTACAAGTTGATCAAAATCTCTGATGCGGTTGCCGATGGCAAGGATGTGAAGGTTGGTGATATCTTGCTTGAACCGTTACCCCCTGTGGATGTTGACTACAACTCGGCTAAGGTCGCAAAGCAGAAAGTCGCACAGCTAATCCTGATTCAAGAGCGTAAGCGCCAGTATGAGGAATTCAAAGATCGGGTTGGGGACCTCGTCTACGGGGTAGTCAAGCGAGTTGAGTACAACAACGTGGTGGTTGATCTTAACGGTAGTGAGGGATACCTTCCCGTTTATAATACCATAAGGGGGGAGGTGTTCCGCCCTAATGACCGGGTGAAAGCCCATGTAGAGGAGGTCCGCCAGGAAGAGCTGTCTGGTCCCCAAATCTTTCTTTCTAGGGTCAGCAAAAGGTTCATGGAGCTCCTGTTCAAGCAGGAGATACCCGAAGTGTACGATGGGATAGTGTCTATAAAGGCCTTGGCTAGGGACCCTGGTTCTAGGTCGAAGGTGGCTGTATTCTCTTCAGATAAAAACGTAGATCCAGTAGGTGCGTGCATCGGTGCGCGGGGTGTTAGGATACAAAACATAGTCTCCGAGCTGCACGGGGAGAAGATAGACGTTGTGTTGTATTCATCAGATCTTGCAAAATTTGTTGTAAGCGCGATAGCCCCTGCTGAAGTTGTGAAGGTGATAATAGACGAAGATGTGGAGAAGATAGAACTCGTTGTCCCAGAAAACCAGGTAAGCCTAGCGATAGGTAGGTATGGCCAAAACATCAGGTTGGCTTCCGAACTTGTAGGTTGGGAAATTGACGTTATTGGGGATGAGACGGAATCTACGCGGAAGGCCAAGGAGCTTAGTTCCGGGGCCAAAGTTTTCGTTGATGGGTTGGATGTCGAAGAGATTATAGGGCAGCTTTTGGTCAGCGAAGGCTTTTCCACAATAGAGGATCTGGACAAAGTTGACGTTGCTGAGATTACCGCGATAGACGGGTTTAACGAAGAAATTGCGGTTGAGCTGAAGAAGCGGGCCGCTGAGTATTTGGTCCGTAGACGAGAGGAAGCGCTTGAGATATTAAAGAGCATGTCCGTAAGTGAGGAGGTGCTGGAGCTTCCGTATCTGGAAATAGAAGATGTTGTGAAGTTGTGTGAAGGTGGCATAAGAAACGTGGAGGACATCGCCTCGATGTGTACCGATGAGTTTTATGATACGGTTCCCAAGGCAAGGTTGAGTAAAGAGCAGGTTGATTCCATCATTTTGGAATCTCGCAGGCGAATGGGGTGGGTTTAA